In a genomic window of Macrobrachium rosenbergii isolate ZJJX-2024 chromosome 44, ASM4041242v1, whole genome shotgun sequence:
- the LOC136829571 gene encoding merozoite surface protein 2-like — MAYEGENNKGHGDSLQQEKRKKKAGAGAETGPEKAAEAGAGAGAETGPEKVAEAGAGAERGPEKGAAAEVGPEKAAGAGAGAETGTEKAAEAGAETGPEKAAAATAVAEAAA, encoded by the coding sequence AGAACAACAAAGGGCACGGCGATTCGTTGCAGCAGGAAAAGCGGAAGAAAaaagcaggagcaggagcagaaaCAGGACCAGAGAAAGCAGCAGAAGcgggagcaggagcaggagcagaaaCAGGACCAGAGAAAGTagcagaagcaggagcaggagcagaaaGAGGACCAGAGAAAGGGGCAGCAGCAGAAGTAGGACCAGAGaaagcagcaggagcaggagcaggagcagaaaCAGGAACAGAGAAAGCAGCAGAGGCAGGAGCAGAAACAGGACCAgagaaagcagcagcagcaacagcagtagcAGAGGCGGCAGCTTAA